The following proteins come from a genomic window of Sphingomonas japonica:
- a CDS encoding DUF2171 domain-containing protein: MADLSNIREHMEVIGADGVHVGTVDRIEGDRIKLTKKDSGADIEGAAGKHSGHHHFIAGGLVAEVEGDTVRLSANADVAVAMEEEEGGEAA, translated from the coding sequence ATGGCCGATCTGAGCAACATCCGCGAGCATATGGAGGTCATCGGCGCCGACGGCGTCCATGTCGGCACCGTCGACCGCATCGAGGGAGACCGCATCAAGCTGACCAAGAAGGACAGCGGCGCGGATATCGAAGGTGCCGCGGGCAAGCATAGCGGGCATCACCACTTCATCGCCGGCGGCTTGGTCGCCGAGGTCGAGGGCGACACAGTGCGACTGTCCGCCAACGCCGACGTCGCGGTGGCGATGGAAGAGGAAGAAGGCGGCGAGGCGGCCTGA
- a CDS encoding ribonucleotide-diphosphate reductase subunit beta, producing MSLTQARKQYKPFEYPWAFDFWKRQQQLHWLPEEVPLGEDCRDWAQKLSDHERNLLTQIFRFFTQADVEVQDCYHDKYGSVFKPTEIKMMLTAFSNMETVHIAAYSHLLDTIGMPESEYGAFLEYGEMKDKHDFMQQFGVDNDEDIARTLAMFGGFTEGVQLFASFAMLMNFPRFNKMKGMGQIVTWSIRDESLHCEGIIKLFHAFTQERGCLTKAVKDDIADVCQTTIRLEDAFIDLAFEMGPVNGMTAKEIKKYIRYIADWRMNQLGLKPIYMIDEHPLPWLAPMLNGVEHANFFETRATEYSKGATKGNWNDVWGSFDKRQSAKKGTPAANEDAGEGRDMFSAAGVAAE from the coding sequence ATGTCGCTCACCCAAGCCCGCAAGCAGTACAAGCCGTTCGAATACCCCTGGGCGTTCGATTTCTGGAAGCGCCAGCAACAGCTCCATTGGCTGCCCGAGGAAGTGCCGCTGGGCGAGGATTGCCGCGACTGGGCGCAGAAGCTGTCCGACCACGAACGCAACCTGCTCACCCAGATCTTCCGCTTCTTCACCCAGGCCGATGTCGAGGTGCAGGACTGCTATCACGACAAGTACGGCAGCGTGTTCAAGCCGACCGAGATCAAGATGATGCTGACCGCGTTCAGCAACATGGAAACGGTCCACATCGCCGCCTACAGCCACCTGCTCGACACGATCGGCATGCCCGAAAGCGAATATGGCGCCTTCCTCGAATATGGCGAGATGAAGGACAAGCATGATTTCATGCAGCAGTTCGGCGTCGACAATGACGAGGATATTGCCCGCACGCTGGCGATGTTCGGCGGCTTCACCGAAGGCGTGCAGTTGTTCGCATCCTTCGCGATGCTGATGAACTTCCCGCGCTTCAACAAGATGAAGGGCATGGGCCAGATCGTCACCTGGTCGATCCGCGACGAGAGCCTGCACTGCGAAGGCATCATCAAGCTGTTCCACGCCTTCACCCAAGAACGCGGCTGTCTGACCAAGGCGGTCAAGGACGACATCGCCGACGTGTGCCAGACGACGATCCGGCTGGAGGACGCGTTCATCGACCTCGCCTTCGAAATGGGCCCGGTGAACGGCATGACCGCCAAGGAGATCAAGAAGTATATCCGCTACATCGCCGACTGGCGGATGAACCAGCTGGGGCTGAAGCCGATCTACATGATCGACGAACACCCGCTCCCCTGGCTCGCGCCGATGCTCAACGGGGTAGAGCACGCCAACTTCTTCGAAACCCGCGCGACCGAATATTCGAAGGGCGCCACGAAAGGCAACTGGAACGACGTGTGGGGCAGCTTCGACAAGCGGCAGAGCGCGAAGAAGGGGACGCCGGCGGCGAACGAGGATGCGGGCGAGGGACGGGATATGTTCTCGGCGGCTGGGGTAGCGGCGGAGTGA
- a CDS encoding HEPN/Toprim-associated domain-containing protein, giving the protein MGTSIELTIAGISLSYSKNNMGLDFGFLFQDGDEARRKLDGINYEYYDEHPDKNADLAEHEAVFARPLARVLPRLLLLGSTIESARAEYEAIIADALEIGSYSTPPGEPNLLTFEEFCSLACRYPLGTLGGGTEFEDREKAKGKLVSDEDFQRLPWTDNSNSFWSETSYLGAKVAILSAESMLQVFALNSANLNVDVVWEFGPLVHSGWEPRALFHPGARRKQKVLIATEGASDARIIKRALDILRADVTDFFNFVDVDERHHFWGTGNLVKFAEGLLRIDIHNKVLFVLDNDAEGVDAYRKLEALNLPPNMRSMLLPNLDEFRRFRARGPEGVSVSDINGRAAAIECYLDLNLPNCPPAQVLWSNYKKDIDAWHGALEFKESYHRHFYDQPPETLCEGLYDASKLLKLLDALINQAALVLPSI; this is encoded by the coding sequence ATGGGAACCTCGATCGAACTTACTATCGCCGGTATCTCGTTATCCTATTCCAAGAATAACATGGGACTAGACTTCGGCTTCCTGTTTCAGGACGGCGACGAAGCGCGGCGCAAGCTGGATGGAATTAACTACGAGTACTACGACGAGCATCCTGACAAGAACGCCGATCTCGCCGAGCACGAAGCCGTGTTCGCAAGGCCTCTGGCGCGTGTATTGCCGCGCTTACTTCTCCTGGGATCTACGATTGAGAGTGCGCGTGCTGAGTACGAAGCGATAATAGCCGACGCGCTGGAAATCGGCTCGTATAGCACGCCTCCGGGGGAACCTAACCTTCTGACGTTCGAAGAATTTTGTTCTCTGGCGTGTCGCTATCCGCTGGGGACCCTGGGCGGCGGAACCGAATTTGAAGACAGAGAAAAGGCCAAGGGTAAGCTAGTGTCCGACGAGGATTTCCAACGCCTCCCTTGGACGGATAACTCCAACAGCTTTTGGTCAGAGACGAGCTATTTGGGCGCGAAAGTAGCTATTCTCAGTGCAGAGTCGATGCTTCAGGTTTTCGCCCTCAATTCCGCCAATCTTAATGTCGATGTTGTGTGGGAATTCGGCCCCCTCGTCCATTCAGGTTGGGAACCTCGCGCCCTTTTCCACCCCGGCGCGAGGCGGAAGCAAAAGGTTCTGATCGCTACCGAGGGCGCGTCGGATGCCCGCATCATCAAGCGCGCCCTCGACATCTTGCGCGCCGATGTCACCGACTTCTTCAATTTCGTGGATGTAGACGAGCGGCACCATTTTTGGGGAACGGGCAACCTCGTCAAATTTGCGGAAGGGCTTCTTCGCATCGACATTCACAACAAGGTGCTCTTCGTTCTCGACAACGACGCGGAAGGCGTGGACGCCTATCGGAAGCTCGAAGCTCTGAACCTACCGCCCAACATGAGATCAATGTTGCTGCCCAACCTTGATGAGTTCCGGCGGTTTAGGGCGCGCGGTCCCGAGGGCGTAAGCGTTTCCGACATTAACGGGCGGGCCGCGGCGATCGAGTGCTATCTCGATCTGAACTTGCCCAACTGTCCGCCCGCGCAGGTACTCTGGAGCAACTACAAGAAGGACATCGACGCCTGGCATGGAGCCTTGGAATTCAAGGAATCCTATCACAGACATTTTTACGATCAGCCCCCTGAGACGCTCTGCGAAGGCCTCTACGACGCTTCCAAGCTGCTGAAATTGCTGGATGCCTTGATCAACCAAGCGGCCTTGGTGTTGCCATCCATCTGA
- a CDS encoding NAD-dependent deacylase, translating into MTIGSIVVLTGAGISAESGIATFRGPGGLWEGHRVEDVCTPQALARDPALVHRFYDLRRVALAGVEPNAAHRALARLDAAWPGELLIVTQNVDDLHERAGARRLMHMHGELKSALCAACGAREPRGGDLPPGSVCARCGAAALRPDIVFFGEMPYAMDAIDAALAGCDLVVSIGTSGAVYPAAGFVEVARQHGAATLELNLERSQGSARFDASRMGKAATLVPEWVDEMLGAST; encoded by the coding sequence ATGACCATCGGCAGCATCGTCGTCCTGACCGGCGCCGGCATCTCGGCCGAGAGCGGCATCGCCACCTTTCGCGGCCCTGGCGGGCTATGGGAAGGACACCGCGTCGAGGATGTCTGCACACCGCAGGCGCTGGCGCGCGACCCGGCGCTGGTCCACCGCTTCTATGACCTGCGCCGCGTCGCGCTGGCGGGGGTCGAGCCCAACGCCGCGCACCGCGCGCTCGCCCGGCTCGACGCCGCATGGCCGGGCGAGTTGCTGATCGTCACGCAGAATGTCGATGACCTGCACGAACGTGCCGGGGCCCGGCGGCTGATGCACATGCATGGCGAGCTCAAATCGGCGCTGTGCGCGGCATGCGGGGCGCGAGAACCGCGTGGCGGCGATCTGCCGCCTGGCAGCGTCTGCGCACGCTGCGGCGCGGCGGCGCTGCGCCCCGACATCGTGTTCTTCGGCGAGATGCCCTATGCGATGGACGCGATCGACGCGGCGCTGGCGGGGTGCGACCTGGTCGTGTCGATCGGCACGTCGGGCGCGGTCTATCCGGCCGCGGGCTTCGTCGAGGTGGCGCGCCAGCACGGCGCGGCGACGCTCGAGCTCAACCTGGAACGATCGCAGGGCAGCGCGCGGTTCGACGCCAGCCGGATGGGCAAGGCGGCGACCCTGGTGCCGGAATGGGTCGACGAAATGCTGGGCGCGTCCACCTGA
- a CDS encoding ArsR/SmtB family transcription factor, translated as MVQCSSPRLDRSFAALSDATRRGIIVQLGQADASITSLADRFEMTLTGMKKHVDVLERAGLVVTHKAGRVRTCRLGPRGLRAEAEWIELHRTLFEDRYAALDAVISEINQEGSDGSAG; from the coding sequence ATGGTTCAGTGTTCAAGTCCTCGACTCGATCGTTCGTTCGCCGCGCTGTCGGATGCGACGCGGCGCGGGATCATCGTTCAGCTGGGTCAGGCCGACGCGTCGATCACCAGCCTGGCCGACCGGTTCGAGATGACGCTGACCGGCATGAAGAAGCATGTCGACGTGCTCGAGCGCGCGGGGCTGGTCGTCACGCACAAGGCGGGGCGGGTGCGGACCTGCCGGCTCGGGCCCCGCGGTCTGAGGGCGGAGGCGGAGTGGATCGAACTGCACCGCACGCTGTTCGAGGACCGCTACGCCGCGCTCGACGCCGTCATCAGCGAAATCAACCAGGAGGGAAGCGATGGATCAGCAGGATAA
- a CDS encoding tryptophan halogenase family protein, which translates to MDLRLNPGPNPRKITIVGGGTAGWMTAALLSKLLVRGYAITLIESDEIGIVGVGEATIPAIRTYCQLAGIDEAALMKATQATYKLGIEFVDWQAKGSSYIHGFGKIGQDLWWLHTHQLWLKARTRGITRHFDHYALNCVMARTNRFALPDPRQPGSPLADIDYAYHFDASLFAPFLRTQAEARGVERIEGRITDVRLRGEDGHVDRVVLADGREVAGDVFVDCSGMRALLIGEALGVGYEDWSEWLLCDRALAVPCESAPELTPYTRATARDAGWQWRIPLQHRIGNGHVYASALMSDEAAADTLLANLDGRPLADPRPVRFRPGKRHRAWEKNVVAIGLASGFLEPLESTSIHLIQTAILRLVALFPGDGIRTADVAEYNRQTDFEMRDIRDFIIAHYKVTDREDTPFWRHVRHMPVPDSLDERLDLFRSSARFFLHNKAELFREESWVQVLIGQGLPMRHDPMVDMLSDDELGAFLGDVEEVIADVASGMLSHSQFITRFRCANATLYRAVSASFSA; encoded by the coding sequence ATGGACCTGCGCCTCAACCCCGGCCCCAATCCCCGCAAGATCACCATCGTCGGCGGCGGCACCGCGGGCTGGATGACCGCGGCGCTGCTGTCGAAGCTGCTGGTGCGCGGCTATGCCATCACCCTGATCGAATCCGACGAAATCGGCATCGTCGGCGTCGGCGAGGCCACGATCCCGGCGATCCGCACCTATTGCCAGCTGGCCGGCATCGACGAAGCCGCGCTGATGAAGGCGACGCAGGCGACCTACAAGCTGGGCATCGAGTTCGTCGACTGGCAGGCCAAGGGCAGCAGCTACATCCACGGCTTCGGCAAGATCGGCCAGGACCTGTGGTGGCTGCACACCCATCAATTGTGGCTCAAGGCACGGACGCGCGGCATTACCCGGCATTTCGACCACTACGCCCTCAATTGCGTAATGGCGCGCACCAATCGCTTTGCGCTGCCCGATCCGCGCCAGCCCGGATCGCCGCTCGCCGATATCGACTATGCCTATCATTTCGACGCCAGCCTGTTCGCGCCGTTCCTGCGCACCCAGGCCGAGGCGCGCGGCGTCGAGCGGATCGAGGGCCGCATCACCGACGTCCGCCTGCGCGGCGAGGACGGCCATGTCGATCGCGTCGTGCTGGCCGATGGCCGCGAGGTTGCGGGCGATGTATTCGTCGATTGCTCCGGAATGCGAGCGCTGCTGATCGGCGAAGCGCTCGGCGTCGGATATGAGGACTGGAGCGAATGGCTGCTATGCGATCGCGCGCTGGCGGTGCCGTGCGAAAGTGCGCCCGAACTGACGCCCTATACCCGCGCCACCGCGCGCGACGCCGGCTGGCAATGGCGCATTCCGCTTCAGCACCGCATCGGCAACGGGCATGTCTATGCCAGTGCGCTGATGTCGGACGAGGCCGCCGCCGATACGCTCCTCGCCAACCTCGACGGCCGACCGCTCGCCGACCCGCGCCCGGTGCGCTTCCGCCCCGGCAAGCGGCATCGCGCGTGGGAAAAGAATGTCGTCGCGATCGGACTGGCGAGCGGTTTTCTCGAACCGCTCGAATCGACCAGCATCCACCTCATCCAGACGGCGATCCTTCGGCTTGTCGCGCTGTTTCCGGGCGACGGTATCCGGACGGCCGACGTCGCGGAATATAACCGCCAGACCGATTTCGAAATGCGCGACATCCGCGATTTCATCATCGCGCACTACAAGGTGACCGATCGCGAGGACACGCCGTTCTGGCGGCACGTCAGGCACATGCCGGTACCCGACAGCCTGGACGAACGGCTCGACCTGTTCCGGTCCTCGGCGCGGTTCTTCCTCCACAACAAGGCCGAGTTGTTCCGCGAGGAAAGCTGGGTTCAGGTGCTGATCGGCCAGGGCCTGCCGATGCGGCACGATCCGATGGTCGACATGCTGAGCGACGACGAACTCGGCGCGTTTCTCGGCGACGTGGAAGAGGTCATCGCCGACGTCGCCAGCGGAATGCTCTCGCATTCCCAATTCATCACCCGGTTTCGTTGCGCAAATGCAACACTCTATCGCGCTGTTTCTGCAAGCTTTTCGGCATAA
- a CDS encoding SRPBCC family protein yields MDQQDKDTGSARNRTVVERKGDRELVVTRTFDAPPGVVYRAWSQPELFRRWWMPRSVSGVALVACDMDVRTGGKYRLEFSAGDAGTMAFYGKYLEVVPNERIVWTNDEGEAGAITTVTFEEQDGKTLLRFHEAYPSEAALEEALQGSAAGLPEQLDQLEELLAGGGG; encoded by the coding sequence ATGGATCAGCAGGATAAGGATACAGGCAGCGCGCGCAATCGCACGGTGGTAGAGCGCAAGGGGGATCGCGAACTCGTCGTGACGCGGACCTTCGATGCTCCGCCGGGCGTGGTGTATCGGGCATGGAGCCAGCCCGAGCTGTTCCGGCGCTGGTGGATGCCGCGATCGGTCTCGGGCGTCGCGCTCGTCGCATGCGACATGGATGTCCGCACCGGCGGCAAATACCGGCTGGAGTTCAGCGCGGGCGATGCCGGGACGATGGCGTTCTACGGCAAGTATCTGGAGGTGGTACCCAACGAGCGCATCGTGTGGACCAACGACGAAGGCGAAGCAGGCGCGATCACGACCGTGACCTTCGAGGAGCAGGATGGAAAGACGCTGCTGCGCTTCCACGAAGCCTATCCGTCAGAGGCGGCGCTGGAGGAAGCGTTGCAGGGATCGGCGGCCGGGTTGCCGGAGCAGTTGGATCAGCTTGAGGAGTTGTTGGCGGGCGGGGGTGGGTAG